TCCGGGGCGAAAAAGGGCACCACTGCTCGCACCTGCCCCACCTGCCAGGGGGCCGGGCAGGTCCGCTATCAGCAGGGCTTCTTCTCCCTGACGCGGCCCTGCCCGGATTGCGCCGGCGCCGGCAAGGTGATCGACAACCCCTGTCCGGAATGCCGCGGCAGCGGTCGGGTCAAGGGGAAGAAATCCATTTCGCTGAAGATTCCGGCGGGGGTCGAATCCGGCAGCCGGCTCAAGCTGAGCAACGAAGGGGAGTCGGGGGCGCAGGGCGGGCCACCCGGAGATCTCTACGTGGTGATCACCGTTCGCGAACACTCAATTTTCCAGCGCGAGGGGCAGGACGTCATCTGCGAGCTTCCCATCTCTTTCATTCAGGCCGCCCTCGGCTGTGAGCTCGAGGTGCCGACCCTCGAAGGGAAGGTCAGACTGAAGATACCGGCCGGCACCCAGTCCGGCAAGGTGCTGAAGCTCGCCGGCAAGGGGATCCCCGTGCTGCAGGGGTACGGCCGTGGCGACCACCTTGTGGTGGTGCGGGTGGAGACGCCGACGCATCTCACCGCCCGGCAGAAGGGGCTGCTCGAGGAGTTTGCCCGCGAGGGAGGCGAGGACGTTCACCCCATGGGCAAGAGCTTCCTCGCCAAGGTCAAGGAACTGTTCGGCTAGCCATCGGCGGGATTGATGAGGAGAAGAATGCTGACACGCAGGTTCGTCACCGTGCTGCTGTTGACGGTCGTCGGCCTTTGCTGGGCGCCGCCGCTGCCGGCGGTCGAACGCGCCGGCGAGGATATTGAGAGACTGCGGCTGGAGGCTGGTGAAAAGGGTCTTCAGCGGGCCCTGGGCGTGTTGCTGCCACTCTCCGGGCGCTACGCCACCTTTGGTGAAATGGTGCAGCGCGGCATGAACCTGGCGCTGGAGACGCGTCAGGCTGGTGGCAAAACGCCGGCCCACTTTCTCTACCGGGACACCGGCGCCGATCCGGTGCTGAGTGAGCGGGCCGTCATCGAGCTGGCCGAGGATGAGCGGGTCCTGGCGATCGCCGGTCCCCTCACCGGTGCTGCTGCCCAGGCTGCGGCCAACCGGGCGCAGCAAATGCGCGTTCCGCTGCTGACCCTTTCCCAGAAAGACGGGTTACCGGAAGCCGGAGATTATGTCTTCCGCGACTCGCTGACCAGCAGCCAGCAGGTGCTGGCACTGGTCCGCTATGCCATGGAGGAACGGCAGCTGACTTCCTTCGCTGTTCTCAGCCCGGAGAACCGGCTGGGGCGGGAGATGACAGAGCTTTTCGCCCGCGAAGTGGAAGGGCGCGGTGGACGGATTGCCGCCCGGCAAAGCTACGCCGAAAACATCACCGACTTCCGCCGTCAGATCAAGCTGCTGAAACGGGAAGATCCCGATGCGCCCGACCCGGAATCATCCCGAGTCGGGGCGCCGCCATCACCGCCCAAAGCTCTCCCCTTCGAAGCCCTGTTCATTCCCGACCACGCCGACCGGATCGGCCTCATCGCGCCGCAGCTCGCCTTTTTCGGCATCGAGAAGCTTCCCCTGCTTGGCATCAACAGCTGGAACTCGCCGGACCTTGTCCGCCTCGCTGGCCGGTTTGTCGAGGGAGCGGTGTTTGTCGACGGCTTTTTTCGCGACAGTTCCCACCCTCTTGTTCAGGAGTTTGTCTACCGCTATTCGGAAAAGTACGGGGAGGAGCCGTCCATCCTCGAAGCCCAGGGCTACGATGCCGCCGGTATCCTGCTCTTGCTATACGAGCGTGCCGAAATCCGGACGCGGGAAGATTTTCGCCTGGCGCTCTCCCGAGTACGGGCCTACCCGGGTGTGACCGGGGCGACGTCGTTCACACCGCAGGGGGATGCGGAAAAAAAGCTTTTCCTGTTGCAGGTGCAGGACGGCAACATCGTCCAGATCAACTGAAAGACAGCGACTGGCGGCAGGGAAGGACGTGAGCCCCGGCACGGTATGCCGGGGCCTTCTTTTTATCTGCTGCTCCGCTTTGATGGGATCGGCAACTGCTGGTCGGGTTGCCCCCGTCCGGGGAAGGTTGGCAAAGGCCATGATAAGACGGCGTATTCGGAGGAAAGGTGGACCTTCCACGAGGCAGAGATCGCAGGGTGGAGGGAAGCTGCAAGCCGGATGGCAAGGCTGTCGGGCTGGCTAAGTCCTTGTTTCGAGGACGGGTTGGCCTTGACGGACGGCGCAGTTTGTGCTAATCTGTGCGAATGCAGAAGGGAGGAAAACCCATGTTCAAAATAGGTGACATGGCGGTCTATCCTGCCCAGGGGGTTGGGGTAATCGAGGCAATCGAATCCAGGGAGTATTCTGGGCAAAAGAGCGAGTTCTATGTCCTGCGGATTGTCGACAGTGACATGACCATCATGGTGCCGATAGGCAATGTCGTTCAGGTCGGCATGCGCTGCCTTATCGAAAAAGGAAAAGTCGACACCATTTACGACATCCTGGAAGAAAAGCGGAGTGCCGGACAAGCCTTCGGCTCATGGAGTCGGCGGCAACGCGAATACAACGAAAAGATCAAGTCCGGGGATTTGCGCGAAGTGGCGGAGGTGCTGCGTGAGCTCTATATCATCCGCGGTGAAAAAGAACTTTCCTACGGTGAAAAAAAGGTATTGGAGCTGGCGCGCAAACTCCTGGTGAAGGAGGTTGCCCTCGCTGAAGGGGCGCAGGAGGAGCAGGTCGTCGAGCGGGTCGAAAAGATTTTCTTCCACTAATTTCACCCTTGTCACTTTGCGGACCAGGTGCGAGATTGCCTGGTCCTTTCTTTTGCCCTCGTCGTTGGGTGTTGCTCCCGGCAGCGCGCCGGAGGTCCATGTAATGTCGGCCGGCTCTACGGGCGCGGTCCCTTTCCCCATCTCCGGAGCTTCATGAGCGTCATCGTTCTGGTCCCCGCTGCCGGTGCCGGCAGCCGGATGGGGGCTGCGGTCAACAAGCAGTACCTGACCCTCGCCGATCGGCCGATTCTGGCCCACACTCTGAACCTGTTCGACAACCACCCTGCAGTCGACAGCATCCATCTGCTATCGCCAGCGACGGAGATCGCCTACTGCCGTTGCGAAGTGGTCGAGCGCTACGCCTTCGCCAAGGTGCGCAGCATCATCGCTGGCGGTGCCGAGCGTCAGGATTCGGTGCGCAACGGCCTGCTGCAGTGCGGCGCGGCGGCAGACGACATCGTGTTGATTCATGATGGGGCGCGTCCTTTTTTTCCGCCGGCCCTGATCCCCTCGGTGGTGGCGACCGCCCTCCGGGTCGGCGCCTGTCTGGTCGGTGTCCCCGTCAAGGACACCATCAAGGAGGTGGAGGATTCCCTGGTTCTTGGTACCCCCGACCGGCACCGGCTCTGGCAGGCGCAGACGCCGCAGGCGTTTCGCTTCGAACTGATTCGTACCGCCCATGAACGGGCAGTCCGTGACGGGTTTCGCGGCACCGACGATGCTTCCCTCATCGAGCACTTCGGCCATCCGGTGGCCATGCTCGAGGGGAGCTATCGCAACATCAAGATCACCACACCCGAGGACCTGATTCTGGCGGAAGCGTTTCTAAAAGCGCCGGCAAACGGCTAAGGAGAATCATGCGTATTGGGCACGGTTACGATGCACACCGCCTGGTGGCGGAGCGCAAGCTGATCCTCGGCGGCGTGGAGATTCCCTACGATCTCGGCCTGCTGGGGCATTCCGATGCCGACGTGCTGCTGCACGCCATCTGCGACGCCGTCCTCGGCGCCTTGGGTGAAGGGGATATCGGCCGGCACTTTCCCGACACCGATCCGGCCTACAAAGGGATTTCCAGCCTCAAGCTGCTGCGCGAGGTCATAGCGCTGGCAGCGGCCAGGGGGTATGCCATCGGCAACCTCGATGCCACGGTGATCGCCCAGCGACCCAGGCTCGCGCCGCATATCCGGGCGATGGTTGAGAACATCGCCGGCGCGTGCGACACCGACATCGACAGGGTCAATGTCAAGGCGACCACCACCGAAGAGCTCGGCTTCGAAGGGCGCGGCGAAGGGATTTCGGCGCACGCCGTGGTGCTGCTGCAGCGGCTGGCGATCGACGAGGAACTCGACGTCTGACTGTCGCGGCGCCGCCACCTGCTGCGGACCGGAGCAACTACAGAAGAGGAAAGGTATTCCCACCCATGACGACCAGCGCTGCGCCGCTACCCGCCAATTTCATCCGCAACATCATCAGCGAAGATCTCAAGGCCGGCAAGAACGACGGGCAGGTGGTGACCCGTTTTCCCCCTGAGCCCAACGGCTATCTGCATATCGGCCACGCCAAGTCGATCTGTCTCAACTTCGGCCTGGCGGCCGAATTCGATGGTCGCTGCCACCTGCGCATGGACGACACCAACCCGGAAAAGGAGAGCGTCGAGTACGCCGAAGCGATTCAGGAGGCGGTACGCTGGCTCGGTTTCGACTGGGGAAAGCATCTCTACTTCGCTTCCGATTACTACGAGCGGCTCTACCAGTTCGCGCTGGAACTGATCCGCATGGGTAAGGCCTACGTCGACAGCCTGCGCGCCGAGGAAGTCCGAGCCTATCGCGGGACGTTGACGGAACCCGGCAGGGAGAGTCCCTTTCGCGGCCGCAGCGTGGAGGAGAACCTTGACCTCTTTGCCCGCATGCGAGCCGGCGAATTCGAGGACGGCGCCCATACCCTGCGGGCCAAGATCGACATGACCGCGCCCAACATGAACCTGCGCGACCCGGTCATCTACCGGATCCAGCGCGCCACCCACTACCGGACCGGCGACAGCTGGTGTCTCTACCCGATGTACGATTTCGCTCATCCCCTCTCCGATGCCCTCGAGGGGATCACCCATTCAATCTGCACCCTGGAGTTCGAGGATCACCGCCCGCTCTACGACTGGTTTCTCGACAACCTGGAGGTTTCCTGCCACCCGCAGCAGATCGAGTTCGCCCGGCTCAACCTGACCTATACGGTCATGAGCAAGCGCAAGCTGCTCGAACTGGTGAACGAAGGGCGGGTCGAGGGGTGGGACGATCCGCGCATGCCGACCGTTGTCGGTCTGCGCCGGCGGGGCTTCACGCCGAAGGCGATCCGCACCTTCTGCGAGCGGATCGGCGTTGGCAAGAGCGACAGCTGGATCGACATGGGGGTGCTCGAGGACTGCGTCCGCGAGGACCTTAACGTGCGGGCGCCGCGGGCCATGGCGGTGCTGCGTCCGCTGAAGGTGGTCATCGAAAACTATCCGGACGGCCAGGTCGAGGAGTTCGAAGCGGCCAACCATCCGAACGACCCGGCCATGGGGAGCCGCAAGGTCCCTTTCAGCCGCGAACTCTATATCGAGCGGGACGATTTTCTCGAGGATCCGCCCAGCAAGTACTTCCGCCTGTCTCCGGGGCGCGAGGTGCGGCTGCGCTTCGCCTACTTCATCCGTTGCGAGCGGGTGATCAAGGACGCCGCCGGCGAGGTGGTCGAACTGCGTTGCAGCTACGATCCGCAGACACGTGGCGGCAGCGCACCGGATGGACGCAAGGTCAAAGGGACGATCCACTGGGTGTCGGCCGGCCACGCCCTGCCGGCCCAGGTCCGCCTCTACGACCGACTCTTCACCGATGCGAACCCGGGCAGCGGCAAGGACGGCGATTACCGTGCCAGCCTGAACCCCGCCTCCATCGAGATTCTGGCCGGCTGCCGCATCGAACCGAGTCTGGGCGAGGCCGGCCCGGAGAGCTGTTTTCAATTCGAGCGGCTCGGCTATTTCTGCGTCGATTGCCGTGACTCCCTGCCCGGAGCCCCCGTCTTCAACCGGACGGTGACCCTGCGCGATTCCTGGGCCAGGACCGGGCAGGATGACAAGGGTTAACCCTTTGCAGCCACGGCCGCTGGCGGCAGCGCGGCCCGGCTTGCCGGCTGCCGCCGGGCCGGGCGTTGCGGGAGGATACCGCCGGTGAGCGACGACCGCTTCCTCGTGCTGATTGTCGAGGAGGACCGGGGGCTGTGCCTTGACCTCTCGGCAACGCTCCTCGATGCTGGTTGCCAGGTGCAGTGTCTGCGGACCGGAGAGGCGAATTATCAGGCGATCCGCCAACTGGCCCCCGACCTGGTCATCCTCGATATCTCCATGCCGGAATCCGCGGGCCTCGATACGCTGCGCCGGCTTGAAGTCCATCGTTCCACGAAAAAAATTCCGGTGATCGCCACCTCCCGCCAGGCCGAGCTGGAGTACGAGCTGCTCGATGCCTTCGATTTCCTCCCCAAGCCGATCGACCGGCGCCGGTTGCTCGAAGATGTCGCCCTCCTGAAGGCGAACCGGCACGAACACGGGCTCGGTTACAGCCCCATGAACGAGGAGGAACTTGCCCTCTTCCAGGACTACCTGCTCACCCATAGCGGCCTCCACTTCGACCAGAGCAACATCAAGATCCTCGAGCGGGGTCTGCAGCGGCGCATGCGTGCCATCGGTGCGAAAGACTACGTCGCCTATTTTCATTATCTCGACAGGTACGGCGAGAATCGCCAGGAGCAGAAGAAGCTGCTCGGCCTGCTGACGGTCGGTGAAACTTACTTTTTCCGCTATCTGGCGCATTTCGATGCCCTGATTCATCACGTCCTGCCCGAACTGATCGTACGCAACCGGACGCGGCGTTCCCTGCGAATCTGGTCCGCCGGCTGCTCCACCGGGGAGGAGCCCTATACGCTCGCCATGCTGCTGTGCGAGCATTTTCCGCTGCTGGCCGACTGGGATGTGCAGATCCTCGGCACCGACATCAACAAGGTGGCTCTGCGCCGGGCTCACGAAGGGAGCTATGGCCCAAGGGCGTTGCGGGTGACCGATGCGGTTTTCCGGGAGAAATATTTTCAGCGGGTCGGCAGTGCCTATGTGGTCGATACCCGGATTCGGGATATGGTGCGCTTCGCCTATCTCAACCTGCAGACCGGGGCTTTCCCCTCGGCGGACAACGGCACCGGCGAGGTCGACATCCTCTTCTGCCGCAACGTGATGATCTATTTCCGGCTCGGCACCACCCGGCGCATCGTCGAGAAGTTCTCTCGCTGCCTGAGCCCGGGGAGCTTTCTTTTTCTCGGCCATGCCGAAACCCTGATCAACATCTCCGACCGGTTTCAGCGCCAGCACCAGGCAGGGGGGTTCTACTATCAGCTGCGGGATGCCAGAACCGCGGACAAGCCTCCTGCGCTGCCATGCCTGCCGCCTCCGGTCGCGACTTTCCGTCCGCCGCCCAGGTCTCCGCAACCCTCCCTGCCGGTTCCGCCTCCGGCTTGTCCACTACCCGCGGATGTGCCGTCGACACCCGATCTGCAGGAACTCTTCGTCAGGGCGGAGCAGGAATTTAATCGCGAAAATTTTAGAACAGCGTCTCAGGGTTATGATACAATCCTCCGCCACATGCCGCGGCATGTCGGGGCGATGGTGGGCAAAGGCTTCATTCTTGCCAACGAAGGGTTCTACGAACAGGCTCTGGATGTCTGCACGCAGGCCCTGGCGGTCGATGACCTGCGTCCCGAAGTCTATTTTCTGCGGGGGCTGATCTGCGAGTTGCAGAACGATCTGGAGGGGGCGGTAAGCGAATACCGCAAGGCGCTTCTGCTCGACATGGAATTCATCATGCCCCACTACAACCTGAGCAAGGTGTTCTGGCGTCTGGGGCGGCCGCGTGATGCCCGTCGTGAACTCAACAACACGGTCCGGCTGCTGGAAAAAACGGCCGACGAAGCGATCATTCCGCATTCCGGCGGTTTGTCGCGAGCGGTTTTTCTGGAAGTCTGCCGCGACGATGCCGGCCAGCTGGGGAAGCAGCCCTGATACTCCTGCGATTCTCGAGGGGACCATTCGATGAAAGAGCGACAGACTTACGAAATTGAGCGCGTCCTCCAGGAGATGCGGGACGAATACTGGCGGGGAATCGAAGAGGGGGGCGAGACCGCTGCGATCGAGACCCGCGATTATGTCGTCTTCCGGCTCGCTGGCGAGCGTTATGCCCTGCCTTCGACCGTGGCCCGGGAGGTTCTGCGGATGCCCCGGCTGGTTCGGGTACCGCGGGTTGCCGGGCACATCCGCGGTGTCATCAACCTGCGCGGACAGATCGTCGCCGTCACCGACCTGCGGCCCCTGCTGGGCCTGGCCGGCGAGGAAACGCCGGCAAACGGCCAATTGATCGTCGTGGAGGCGGCCGGCCTGGTGACCGCCCTGCTCACGGAACGGGTAGAGGGGATTCGCACATTGGCCGTGATGGACATCGAGCCGGTCACCGAGGGACTCTCCGGTTTTCCCCGGGCCGCGGCCGAAGGGCAGGTCGTCGGCGAGGACGGCCTGCTGGTCCTGCTCGATCTGGCCAACATTCTCGCGCGCCCGGAGTTCGTCATCGACCAGAAGGGGGAGTAGCGGTTACACCCTGAGGATGATCGACGATGCGGTGCCATCGCGACCTTTCTGCTACCTCTCTGCGGGGACCTGCCATGTTTCGCTGGATTACCAACCGGATTTCACTGAAAATCGCCCTAGCCCTTTTTCTCGTGCTGTCCCTGATCATGGCAGTGGCCACCACCCTGCTGGTCAGGAGCCGCAGCGATGCCCTGCGTGAACAGATGTTCGTCAAGGCGCGGACGATGGTCATCCTCGGCGCCGAGACCATGCAGCTGGTGCTGAACCAGGCGATTTTCGGCGGCACCTTCACCCTGGAGGAGATCTTCGATACCGACTACCGGCCGATCGCCTCCGGGGCGCTGGCGGGTGGTTCCGTGCCGAAATACCATACCGCCTACGACGAGTATCTCGATGCCCGCATCCGCAAGATCCAGGATGTCATGCTCGAGCAGGACAGCACCGTGCTTTTCGCCGTGCTGGTCGACAAGAACGGCTATCTGCCGACCCACAACACCCGCTATTCCCAGCCGCTGACCGGTGACCCGGAAAGGGACCGGACGGGCAACCGCACCAAACAGATGTTCAACGATCCGGTCGGTCTCGCGGCGGCCCGCTACGACGGCAGCGACGGCCAGCAGGTCCTCCGCCAGGAGTATCGGCGCGACACCGGTGAGCGGGCCTGGGATGTGGCGGCGCCGGTCTACGTGCAGGGAGAGCAGTGGGGCGCATTCCGGATCGGGTTCTCGGTCGAGGAGGTCGAGCGGGCGGTCGCCGACCTGCGCAACTCCCTCATCCTCTACATGGCGCTCATTCAGGTCTTTGCCTTCATTACCATCTGCGTCGTTCTGCACTACTTCATCCGGCCGCTCAACCGGCTGACGCAGGTCGCCGAACGGATCGCCAGCGGCCATGTGGAGGAGACCATCGAGATCGCCTCGGCTGACGAGATCGGCAAGCTGGCCCGGGCTTTCAACAAGATGACGCAGGTGATCGTCAAGAACCTCAAGCTGGAGATCGACCGCGGCGGTCGGCTGGTGCACAGCGTCAAGGAGGCGATCCAGCAGCTCTCGACCAGCGCCAACGAGATCCTGGCGATTTCCACCCAGCAGTCCTCCGGCGCCACGCAGCAGGCCTCGGCGGTGCAGGAGGCGACCACCACCTCCGAGGAGATCGCGGTGACTGCCCGACAGGTGGCGCAGAACGCGCTGCAGGTCGAGGCCCAGGCCGAGCAGGCGAACAGCGCCTGCTCGGATGGAATCGAGACGGTGGACAACGCCGTCCGGGGGATGGGCCAGCTCAAGGCACAGGTGCAGTTGATCGCCGAAGCGATGCTGCAGTTGGGGGAGAACTCGCAGAAGATCGGCGGCATCGTCGATATCATCGACGAGATCTCCGACCAGACCAACCTGCTGTCGCTCAACGCGGCGATCGAGGCGGCCGGCGCCGGCGAGGCCGGCAAGCGCTTCGCCGTCGTGGCGGGGGAGGTGAGACGCCTGGCCGAGCGTACCGTGGATGCAACCGGCCAGATCAAGGGGCTGATCGAGCAGATTCAGAAGGCGACCAACTCGACGATCATGCTGACCGAGCAGGGGACCAAGGGGGTCGATGCGGCCAGTATGCGGGTGGAGCGGGTCTCGGAAGCGCTGGCCAACATCATTGCCATGGTGCAGGAAACACGTGCTGCTGCCCGCGAGATCAAGCTCTCGACGCAGCAGCAGACGACGGCGAGCGAGCAGATGGCCGAAACCATC
The window above is part of the Desulfuromonadales bacterium genome. Proteins encoded here:
- the dnaJ gene encoding molecular chaperone DnaJ produces the protein MLEVNRNASDTEIKKAYRRLALKYHPDKNPEDKVAEEQFKELTEAYAVLSDPQKRATFDQFGHAGLGGGGGFSSGGFGGSPFEDIFGDIFGDIFGGGRQRGRGRRGDDLRYNLTIAFEEAAFGLETKIQIPRHQTCEACGGSGAKKGTTARTCPTCQGAGQVRYQQGFFSLTRPCPDCAGAGKVIDNPCPECRGSGRVKGKKSISLKIPAGVESGSRLKLSNEGESGAQGGPPGDLYVVITVREHSIFQREGQDVICELPISFIQAALGCELEVPTLEGKVRLKIPAGTQSGKVLKLAGKGIPVLQGYGRGDHLVVVRVETPTHLTARQKGLLEEFAREGGEDVHPMGKSFLAKVKELFG
- a CDS encoding penicillin-binding protein activator, coding for MLTRRFVTVLLLTVVGLCWAPPLPAVERAGEDIERLRLEAGEKGLQRALGVLLPLSGRYATFGEMVQRGMNLALETRQAGGKTPAHFLYRDTGADPVLSERAVIELAEDERVLAIAGPLTGAAAQAAANRAQQMRVPLLTLSQKDGLPEAGDYVFRDSLTSSQQVLALVRYAMEERQLTSFAVLSPENRLGREMTELFAREVEGRGGRIAARQSYAENITDFRRQIKLLKREDPDAPDPESSRVGAPPSPPKALPFEALFIPDHADRIGLIAPQLAFFGIEKLPLLGINSWNSPDLVRLAGRFVEGAVFVDGFFRDSSHPLVQEFVYRYSEKYGEEPSILEAQGYDAAGILLLLYERAEIRTREDFRLALSRVRAYPGVTGATSFTPQGDAEKKLFLLQVQDGNIVQIN
- a CDS encoding CarD family transcriptional regulator, which gives rise to MFKIGDMAVYPAQGVGVIEAIESREYSGQKSEFYVLRIVDSDMTIMVPIGNVVQVGMRCLIEKGKVDTIYDILEEKRSAGQAFGSWSRRQREYNEKIKSGDLREVAEVLRELYIIRGEKELSYGEKKVLELARKLLVKEVALAEGAQEEQVVERVEKIFFH
- the ispD gene encoding 2-C-methyl-D-erythritol 4-phosphate cytidylyltransferase, with amino-acid sequence MSVIVLVPAAGAGSRMGAAVNKQYLTLADRPILAHTLNLFDNHPAVDSIHLLSPATEIAYCRCEVVERYAFAKVRSIIAGGAERQDSVRNGLLQCGAAADDIVLIHDGARPFFPPALIPSVVATALRVGACLVGVPVKDTIKEVEDSLVLGTPDRHRLWQAQTPQAFRFELIRTAHERAVRDGFRGTDDASLIEHFGHPVAMLEGSYRNIKITTPEDLILAEAFLKAPANG
- the ispF gene encoding 2-C-methyl-D-erythritol 2,4-cyclodiphosphate synthase; translation: MRIGHGYDAHRLVAERKLILGGVEIPYDLGLLGHSDADVLLHAICDAVLGALGEGDIGRHFPDTDPAYKGISSLKLLREVIALAAARGYAIGNLDATVIAQRPRLAPHIRAMVENIAGACDTDIDRVNVKATTTEELGFEGRGEGISAHAVVLLQRLAIDEELDV
- a CDS encoding glutamine--tRNA ligase/YqeY domain fusion protein gives rise to the protein MTTSAAPLPANFIRNIISEDLKAGKNDGQVVTRFPPEPNGYLHIGHAKSICLNFGLAAEFDGRCHLRMDDTNPEKESVEYAEAIQEAVRWLGFDWGKHLYFASDYYERLYQFALELIRMGKAYVDSLRAEEVRAYRGTLTEPGRESPFRGRSVEENLDLFARMRAGEFEDGAHTLRAKIDMTAPNMNLRDPVIYRIQRATHYRTGDSWCLYPMYDFAHPLSDALEGITHSICTLEFEDHRPLYDWFLDNLEVSCHPQQIEFARLNLTYTVMSKRKLLELVNEGRVEGWDDPRMPTVVGLRRRGFTPKAIRTFCERIGVGKSDSWIDMGVLEDCVREDLNVRAPRAMAVLRPLKVVIENYPDGQVEEFEAANHPNDPAMGSRKVPFSRELYIERDDFLEDPPSKYFRLSPGREVRLRFAYFIRCERVIKDAAGEVVELRCSYDPQTRGGSAPDGRKVKGTIHWVSAGHALPAQVRLYDRLFTDANPGSGKDGDYRASLNPASIEILAGCRIEPSLGEAGPESCFQFERLGYFCVDCRDSLPGAPVFNRTVTLRDSWARTGQDDKG
- a CDS encoding CheR family methyltransferase, coding for MSDDRFLVLIVEEDRGLCLDLSATLLDAGCQVQCLRTGEANYQAIRQLAPDLVILDISMPESAGLDTLRRLEVHRSTKKIPVIATSRQAELEYELLDAFDFLPKPIDRRRLLEDVALLKANRHEHGLGYSPMNEEELALFQDYLLTHSGLHFDQSNIKILERGLQRRMRAIGAKDYVAYFHYLDRYGENRQEQKKLLGLLTVGETYFFRYLAHFDALIHHVLPELIVRNRTRRSLRIWSAGCSTGEEPYTLAMLLCEHFPLLADWDVQILGTDINKVALRRAHEGSYGPRALRVTDAVFREKYFQRVGSAYVVDTRIRDMVRFAYLNLQTGAFPSADNGTGEVDILFCRNVMIYFRLGTTRRIVEKFSRCLSPGSFLFLGHAETLINISDRFQRQHQAGGFYYQLRDARTADKPPALPCLPPPVATFRPPPRSPQPSLPVPPPACPLPADVPSTPDLQELFVRAEQEFNRENFRTASQGYDTILRHMPRHVGAMVGKGFILANEGFYEQALDVCTQALAVDDLRPEVYFLRGLICELQNDLEGAVSEYRKALLLDMEFIMPHYNLSKVFWRLGRPRDARRELNNTVRLLEKTADEAIIPHSGGLSRAVFLEVCRDDAGQLGKQP
- a CDS encoding chemotaxis protein CheW → MKERQTYEIERVLQEMRDEYWRGIEEGGETAAIETRDYVVFRLAGERYALPSTVAREVLRMPRLVRVPRVAGHIRGVINLRGQIVAVTDLRPLLGLAGEETPANGQLIVVEAAGLVTALLTERVEGIRTLAVMDIEPVTEGLSGFPRAAAEGQVVGEDGLLVLLDLANILARPEFVIDQKGE
- a CDS encoding methyl-accepting chemotaxis protein, with the translated sequence MFRWITNRISLKIALALFLVLSLIMAVATTLLVRSRSDALREQMFVKARTMVILGAETMQLVLNQAIFGGTFTLEEIFDTDYRPIASGALAGGSVPKYHTAYDEYLDARIRKIQDVMLEQDSTVLFAVLVDKNGYLPTHNTRYSQPLTGDPERDRTGNRTKQMFNDPVGLAAARYDGSDGQQVLRQEYRRDTGERAWDVAAPVYVQGEQWGAFRIGFSVEEVERAVADLRNSLILYMALIQVFAFITICVVLHYFIRPLNRLTQVAERIASGHVEETIEIASADEIGKLARAFNKMTQVIVKNLKLEIDRGGRLVHSVKEAIQQLSTSANEILAISTQQSSGATQQASAVQEATTTSEEIAVTARQVAQNALQVEAQAEQANSACSDGIETVDNAVRGMGQLKAQVQLIAEAMLQLGENSQKIGGIVDIIDEISDQTNLLSLNAAIEAAGAGEAGKRFAVVAGEVRRLAERTVDATGQIKGLIEQIQKATNSTIMLTEQGTKGVDAASMRVERVSEALANIIAMVQETRAAAREIKLSTQQQTTASEQMAETIAEVRDVAAQVAASAEETAQAIAELTGLAENLRELLEDELQDKGREKAKAGARAMGKVLSEALAKGRLSLEDLFDENYVPIPDTDPPKFHTRYDTYLDETITGLQDAFLEDRQVVYAVLVDRNGYLPTHNTRYAQPLTGNREKDLVGNRTKRMFDTPIELIAARNKSQDKVLVQVYERDTGEKMWDISFPVYVGERHWGAFRLGYCM